The Methylacidimicrobium sp. B4 genome contains a region encoding:
- the waaF gene encoding lipopolysaccharide heptosyltransferase II codes for MIPSSLLVRSPNWLGDAVLSLPAVASLKAWLGPHPLAVATPRKLSALWRLCAFVDRVVEIDPPKSVWQTARRLREGGYAAAFLLPNSLRSALEARFAGIPTVWGKAGWPRSALLSHPRLPGNPGERYPQQAATYLALAEGLGASGSLAIPELRIPSSWRQPLEPIIAFCPGAEFGSAKRWPEDFYVALARRLTETTGYPVRLYGAAGDRDVCRRIAAAVPGTESLAGQTTLEEFLASLARSRLVVCNDSGAMHVAALLGVPVVALFGSTDPLRTGPLGSSARILAHPVPCGPCFRRACPLDLACLRRIDPEAVFSACRDQLGLSTALSS; via the coding sequence GTGATTCCCTCCTCCCTCCTGGTCCGCTCTCCCAACTGGCTCGGAGACGCCGTCTTGAGCCTCCCCGCGGTCGCCAGCCTGAAGGCATGGCTGGGCCCACACCCTCTTGCTGTCGCTACGCCTCGGAAATTGAGCGCCCTCTGGCGTCTCTGCGCCTTCGTCGATCGCGTGGTCGAGATCGACCCGCCAAAGAGCGTTTGGCAGACCGCAAGACGACTGCGCGAAGGGGGATACGCGGCCGCCTTCCTGCTTCCGAACTCTCTGCGGTCGGCTCTCGAGGCGCGGTTCGCGGGGATTCCCACGGTGTGGGGCAAGGCGGGTTGGCCCCGCTCCGCCCTGTTGAGCCATCCTCGCCTGCCGGGAAACCCCGGAGAGCGCTACCCACAGCAGGCCGCGACCTACCTCGCCTTGGCGGAGGGGCTCGGGGCTTCTGGATCCCTGGCCATACCCGAGCTGCGCATCCCCTCCTCCTGGCGTCAACCCCTGGAGCCGATCATCGCCTTCTGCCCGGGAGCGGAATTCGGTTCCGCGAAGCGATGGCCGGAGGACTTCTATGTCGCCTTGGCCCGGCGGCTGACCGAGACCACGGGCTACCCGGTGCGCCTTTACGGAGCGGCAGGGGACCGCGACGTCTGTCGGCGGATCGCCGCGGCCGTTCCCGGCACCGAAAGCCTCGCCGGTCAAACGACCCTGGAAGAGTTTCTCGCTTCCCTCGCCCGCTCCCGGCTCGTCGTCTGCAACGACAGTGGAGCCATGCACGTGGCGGCCCTTCTCGGGGTACCCGTCGTGGCCCTCTTTGGCTCGACCGATCCTCTGCGGACGGGTCCTCTGGGAAGCTCTGCCCGCATCCTTGCCCATCCGGTGCCCTGCGGACCGTGTTTTCGCCGCGCCTGCCCGCTGGATTTGGCCTGCCTGCGCCGGATCGATCCGGAGGCGGTCTTTTCGGCCTGCCGGGATCAATTGGGCCTCTCCACAGCCCTCTCTTCGTGA
- the murJ gene encoding murein biosynthesis integral membrane protein MurJ — protein MNAPNDPQAPPPPSPAPPAPRRGSREGNAATHRAAGIVSLAVMGSRIFGLVRELVFAALFGAGKLLDAYLAAFQIPNLLRDLFAEGALSTAFTTVFAKTWEEQGKAKAFSLANHLLAILILFLSAVCLAGIVFAPLLVEMTSFGFHAIPGKFELTVRLTRILFPFILFVALAAVAMGILNAGRIFGLPASASTAFNIVSVVLGVFFAYTLEPQRDLRHPSFGEAAVYGVCFGVLLGGLAQLLIQVPAFRRIGYDWRWDFDLKDPKLREIWRLMIPSIIAGAAVQVNVLVNGMFASEINGGRSWLNCAFRLMQFPIGVFGVAIATVTLPTVSRQQARADLDSFRQTLRHSLRLGLFYTVPAAVGLAVLAEPLIRLIYQHGRFSGWDTHQTAAALEAYTLGLAGYAGIKILAPCFYALDSPSIPLRVSLFGIGLNLLLNLLLVKVLSFGHVGLALTTSLVALLNCAQLFFALDRRVFPGGVQSWLSFLWRLAIASTACALAAHWVAEVAGRSPLPTFPLGSTLLVAAAVAAGALTFFLFARALGLEECREALGLLRRLLSRLQQGPGGRPADGAR, from the coding sequence GTGAACGCTCCGAACGATCCGCAGGCCCCCCCTCCGCCATCTCCGGCCCCGCCAGCTCCCCGGCGGGGATCCCGGGAGGGGAACGCCGCCACCCACCGGGCGGCTGGCATCGTCAGCCTCGCCGTCATGGGCTCCCGGATCTTCGGCCTGGTCCGCGAGCTTGTCTTTGCCGCGCTTTTCGGAGCGGGCAAGCTCCTCGACGCCTACCTCGCCGCCTTCCAGATCCCCAACCTTCTTCGCGATCTCTTCGCCGAAGGAGCGCTTTCGACCGCGTTTACGACCGTCTTTGCCAAGACTTGGGAAGAGCAGGGGAAGGCCAAGGCGTTTTCCCTGGCGAACCACCTGCTCGCGATCCTGATCCTCTTCCTTTCCGCGGTCTGCCTGGCCGGCATCGTCTTCGCCCCTCTCCTCGTCGAGATGACGAGCTTCGGCTTCCATGCGATTCCGGGAAAGTTCGAGCTCACGGTGCGGCTCACCCGCATCCTCTTCCCTTTCATCCTCTTCGTAGCCCTGGCGGCGGTCGCCATGGGCATCTTGAACGCCGGACGGATCTTCGGCCTGCCCGCCTCCGCCTCGACCGCCTTCAACATCGTCTCGGTCGTGCTCGGCGTTTTCTTTGCCTACACCCTCGAACCGCAGCGCGACCTCCGCCATCCTTCTTTTGGGGAAGCCGCCGTCTACGGAGTCTGCTTCGGGGTGCTCCTCGGCGGCCTGGCTCAGCTCCTGATCCAGGTCCCGGCATTCCGCCGGATCGGCTACGACTGGCGATGGGATTTCGACCTCAAGGATCCGAAGCTGCGCGAAATCTGGCGCTTGATGATCCCCAGCATCATCGCCGGGGCGGCCGTCCAGGTCAACGTCTTGGTCAACGGCATGTTTGCTTCGGAGATCAACGGCGGCCGTTCCTGGCTCAACTGCGCCTTCCGGCTCATGCAATTTCCCATCGGGGTCTTCGGGGTCGCGATCGCCACGGTGACCCTGCCGACCGTCTCGCGTCAGCAAGCCCGGGCGGATCTCGACTCCTTTCGGCAGACGCTCCGCCACTCGCTTCGACTCGGCCTCTTTTACACGGTCCCCGCCGCCGTCGGTCTGGCCGTCCTCGCCGAGCCGCTGATCCGGCTCATCTACCAGCACGGACGGTTCAGCGGCTGGGATACTCACCAGACGGCCGCCGCACTCGAAGCCTATACGCTCGGGCTGGCGGGCTACGCGGGGATCAAGATCCTGGCCCCCTGCTTCTACGCCCTCGACTCTCCTTCGATCCCGCTCCGGGTGAGCCTCTTTGGGATCGGCCTCAACCTCCTGCTCAACCTCCTGCTGGTCAAGGTCCTCTCCTTCGGCCACGTCGGGCTGGCTCTGACCACCTCTCTTGTCGCCCTTCTCAATTGCGCTCAGCTCTTCTTCGCCCTCGACCGGCGCGTCTTTCCCGGAGGGGTCCAAAGCTGGCTTTCTTTCCTCTGGCGGCTTGCGATCGCGTCCACCGCCTGCGCCCTTGCGGCTCACTGGGTCGCCGAGGTGGCAGGCCGGTCTCCTCTCCCGACCTTCCCCTTGGGCAGCACTCTCCTCGTCGCCGCCGCGGTGGCCGCCGGGGCGCTTACCTTCTTTCTTTTCGCCCGGGCCCTCGGCCTCGAGGAATGCCGCGAGGCGTTGGGCCTCCTCCGCCGGCTCCTTTCCCGACTGCAGCAAGGGCCGGGAGGCCGCCCGGCGGACGGCGCTCGCTAA
- a CDS encoding BtpA/SgcQ family protein, giving the protein MSRFLELPLTAGGPKLLIGLIHLKPLPGAPRYDGRFDSVVESALADASAWQAGGASALCIENYGDVPFWKSAVPAETVASMAAVGTEIRRASRLPLGFNVLRNDPRAALALCIACGGSFLRVNVLSHTLVTDQGLLEGEAAFLLRDRSRFGGPIRILADLRVKHAAPLAPRPLEEEAVDLVERSLADAVILTGPRTGSEASVAEIEGIRGVLPDTPILVGSGITAKNLPRYLAASDGVLVGSSVKEQGIESPVDQEKVQRLSRLVFGGSSPRPAAPLRPE; this is encoded by the coding sequence GTGTCCCGATTCCTGGAGCTTCCCCTGACCGCCGGCGGGCCCAAGCTCCTGATCGGCCTCATTCACCTCAAGCCGCTGCCGGGAGCGCCCCGATACGACGGGCGGTTCGACTCTGTGGTGGAGAGCGCCCTGGCCGATGCCAGCGCCTGGCAAGCGGGCGGGGCGAGCGCGCTCTGCATCGAGAACTACGGCGACGTCCCGTTCTGGAAATCGGCCGTGCCGGCGGAGACGGTCGCCTCCATGGCCGCCGTCGGGACCGAAATCCGCCGGGCGAGCCGGCTCCCCCTCGGATTTAATGTGCTCCGGAACGATCCACGCGCCGCGCTCGCCCTCTGCATCGCTTGCGGCGGAAGCTTTCTGCGGGTCAATGTCCTGAGCCACACGCTCGTCACCGACCAGGGGCTGCTCGAAGGAGAGGCCGCATTCCTCCTCCGCGACCGGTCCCGTTTCGGCGGTCCCATCCGGATTCTCGCCGACCTCCGCGTGAAGCATGCGGCACCCTTGGCTCCCCGCCCGCTCGAAGAGGAAGCCGTGGATCTGGTCGAACGATCGCTGGCCGACGCGGTCATCCTGACGGGGCCGCGAACCGGGAGCGAAGCCTCGGTGGCGGAGATCGAAGGGATCCGAGGGGTCCTGCCCGACACTCCGATCCTGGTAGGAAGCGGAATCACAGCGAAGAACCTGCCGCGCTACCTTGCCGCAAGCGACGGGGTCCTGGTCGGAAGCTCCGTCAAGGAGCAGGGGATCGAATCCCCGGTCGACCAGGAGAAAGTCCAAAGGCTTTCGCGCCTTGTCTTCGGCGGCTCCTCACCCCGCCCGGCTGCGCCTCTCCGACCCGAATGA
- a CDS encoding L,D-transpeptidase family protein has product MSVRWPLPPANGLRPLAGAVLILAIAVGGFWLWRSLLLWPFHLEQRIVVLAATANSWQGQLSCWKRVLPGGRWRREGAPISVLLGRNGVAWGIGLHPPQPGLQKEEGDGRTPAGRFRIGLVLGSAPSLPPGIRWPLYHQKSERDAWIENPELPHYNHLVTIPAGEEVPEWFEAERLRVEDPVLEWMVSIEHNYPESRPGAGSAIFLHGRYGAQAPTAGCLALKKRDLLDLLRWLDPRGRPELVILTREDYLRLWSSWALPRPETIGAGEIR; this is encoded by the coding sequence ATGAGCGTTCGATGGCCCCTTCCCCCCGCGAATGGGCTTCGCCCGCTCGCCGGCGCTGTGCTGATCCTCGCAATCGCGGTCGGAGGCTTCTGGCTCTGGAGGTCGTTGCTTCTCTGGCCATTTCACCTCGAGCAGCGCATCGTCGTCCTCGCCGCCACCGCCAATTCCTGGCAAGGCCAGCTTTCCTGCTGGAAGCGGGTTCTTCCGGGCGGCCGATGGCGACGGGAGGGAGCGCCGATTTCGGTCCTCCTCGGCCGCAACGGGGTCGCTTGGGGCATTGGCCTTCATCCGCCACAACCCGGGCTGCAGAAGGAGGAGGGGGATGGCCGCACCCCCGCGGGCCGATTTCGGATCGGGCTTGTCCTGGGTTCGGCTCCGTCCCTTCCCCCGGGGATCCGGTGGCCGCTCTACCACCAGAAATCGGAGCGGGACGCCTGGATCGAGAATCCCGAGCTCCCCCACTACAATCACCTCGTCACCATTCCCGCCGGGGAAGAGGTGCCCGAATGGTTCGAGGCAGAACGGCTGCGCGTCGAGGATCCGGTCCTCGAGTGGATGGTCTCCATCGAGCACAACTACCCCGAAAGCCGCCCGGGGGCGGGTAGCGCAATCTTCCTCCATGGGCGATACGGGGCGCAGGCGCCGACGGCCGGATGCCTGGCGCTCAAAAAAAGGGATCTGTTGGATCTGCTCCGCTGGCTCGATCCTCGCGGCCGACCGGAGCTTGTGATCCTGACCCGCGAGGACTATCTGCGCCTCTGGTCATCCTGGGCTCTGCCCCGCCCCGAAACGATCGGGGCCGGGGAGATCCGCTGA
- a CDS encoding complex I subunit 1 family protein — MVTPLTVFLVSTLIKILLVVAVLLGLVAYAVLAERKVSAAMQDRIGPNRVGLPFLKARLGGLGQPLADAFKLMLKEQFVPGHVRGFYYNLAPILSFLPALLTVCVIPFAGVDPIRFPGLSVDIPQPGVIANVGIGALLLFAITSLAVYGIVLAGWSSNSKYAFLGGIRSSAQMISYEVALGFSAIPIFLISGALSLPKIVEFQIERGWFLLPLVGKQLDWHFLLFWPSLLLSSLIFLVTLFAETNRAPFDLPESEQELVGGFNTEYGGMRFGMFFLGEYAALISASGLFVTLFLGGWSLPFGWLGTASSLGTFLLQALVFLAKVCMLVFFFMWIRWTLPRFRYDQVMTLGWKILLPISMANIVVVAVLMALFGGAI, encoded by the coding sequence ATGGTCACTCCACTCACCGTTTTTCTCGTCAGCACCCTCATCAAGATTCTTCTGGTCGTTGCTGTCCTCTTGGGGCTCGTCGCCTACGCCGTTCTGGCGGAAAGGAAGGTGAGTGCGGCCATGCAGGACCGGATCGGGCCGAACCGTGTCGGCCTTCCCTTTCTCAAGGCGCGCCTGGGAGGGCTTGGACAGCCGCTTGCCGACGCCTTCAAGCTGATGCTCAAGGAACAGTTCGTTCCCGGGCACGTACGGGGCTTTTACTACAACCTCGCGCCCATTCTCTCCTTTCTTCCGGCTCTCCTGACCGTTTGCGTGATCCCCTTTGCCGGAGTCGATCCGATCCGCTTTCCCGGGCTCTCCGTCGACATCCCGCAGCCCGGGGTGATCGCTAACGTGGGAATCGGAGCGCTCCTCCTCTTCGCGATCACCTCGCTGGCGGTCTATGGAATCGTCCTCGCCGGCTGGTCGTCCAACTCGAAGTACGCGTTCCTCGGAGGGATCCGGTCGAGCGCCCAGATGATCTCCTATGAAGTCGCGCTCGGGTTCTCCGCCATTCCGATCTTCCTGATTTCCGGGGCGCTGAGCCTCCCCAAGATCGTCGAGTTTCAAATCGAGCGGGGCTGGTTCCTCCTGCCCTTGGTGGGGAAGCAGCTGGATTGGCATTTCCTGCTCTTCTGGCCCTCCCTCCTGCTCTCATCCTTGATCTTCCTCGTGACGCTCTTTGCAGAGACCAACCGGGCCCCCTTCGATCTCCCGGAGAGCGAGCAGGAGCTTGTGGGAGGCTTCAACACCGAATATGGGGGCATGCGCTTCGGCATGTTCTTCCTGGGGGAATATGCCGCGCTCATCTCTGCCAGCGGGCTTTTCGTCACGCTCTTCCTCGGGGGCTGGAGCCTTCCCTTCGGTTGGCTAGGAACAGCCTCCTCGCTCGGAACCTTCCTTCTGCAGGCCCTTGTCTTCCTGGCCAAGGTCTGCATGCTCGTCTTTTTCTTCATGTGGATCCGCTGGACCCTTCCGCGGTTTCGCTACGACCAGGTGATGACGCTCGGCTGGAAGATCCTCCTGCCCATCTCCATGGCCAACATCGTGGTCGTTGCCGTCCTGATGGCGCTCTTCGGCGGGGCGATCTGA
- a CDS encoding molybdopterin-dependent oxidoreductase: protein MALIKNPFDHDLPPGDARMVHVHLDGEWVEVPAGLNVIEVARRFGKLIPHYCYHPKLSISGNCRMCLFEMGMPKLGPDRKPIVDGEGHPELQWMPRPQIACATTAFPGLGIRTSSTLVESCQKGVMEFLLANHPLDCPICDQAGECKLQEFAFDYGKGRSRFVEEKVRKPKRVDIGPRILLDDERCILCTRCIRFARELAGDDCLGITERGGYNRLSIHPEKRFTSNYSLNTADICPVGALTTKDFRFQMRVWFLKETKSICVDCATGCNVTVGSREGIVYRLTPRINEAVNSHWMCDQGRLGFHPIHSKHRVLEPARRDENGLFPGEWALLLGQVAEALRKLEPSSVAFLVSARLTNEELFLVRSLRDLLGGEPAILTEVVPRKGQADGLLRSDDLNPNSRGARILGIGADGEKLSLLRQRIEEGRVSGLFCLQEDAVAAGLPEDLLGRLSVLVWQGILVDKTCEKAHWVLPGASFAEKNGSMVNRAGRVQRLERAIASPGRSREDAWILRKLLLALGGEEPGQSSPEIFAKMAATIPAFHGLTWAGLGDQGQPLPAEAR from the coding sequence ATGGCCTTGATTAAAAATCCTTTCGACCATGATTTGCCACCGGGCGACGCCCGGATGGTGCACGTTCATCTGGATGGAGAGTGGGTGGAAGTCCCCGCGGGCTTGAACGTGATCGAGGTGGCTCGCCGCTTCGGCAAGTTGATTCCTCATTACTGTTACCACCCCAAGCTCTCGATTTCGGGCAATTGCCGGATGTGCCTCTTCGAGATGGGCATGCCCAAGCTCGGCCCCGACCGGAAGCCGATCGTCGATGGCGAGGGGCACCCGGAGCTTCAGTGGATGCCGCGTCCGCAGATCGCCTGCGCGACGACCGCCTTCCCGGGCCTCGGCATCCGGACGAGCTCCACCCTGGTCGAATCGTGCCAGAAAGGGGTCATGGAGTTCCTGCTGGCCAACCATCCCTTGGACTGCCCGATCTGCGACCAAGCCGGGGAGTGCAAGCTCCAGGAGTTTGCCTTCGATTACGGGAAGGGCCGGAGCCGGTTCGTGGAGGAGAAAGTCCGGAAGCCGAAGCGGGTTGACATCGGACCCCGCATTCTTCTCGACGACGAACGGTGCATCCTCTGCACGCGGTGCATCCGCTTTGCCCGGGAGCTCGCGGGCGATGACTGCCTGGGCATCACCGAGCGCGGGGGATACAACCGGCTTTCGATTCACCCGGAGAAGCGCTTCACGAGCAACTACTCGCTCAACACGGCGGATATCTGCCCCGTCGGGGCCCTCACGACGAAGGACTTCCGGTTCCAGATGCGTGTCTGGTTCCTCAAGGAGACCAAGAGCATCTGCGTCGACTGCGCGACCGGCTGCAACGTAACGGTGGGAAGCCGGGAGGGAATCGTCTATCGCCTCACCCCGCGCATCAACGAGGCGGTCAACTCCCATTGGATGTGCGATCAGGGGCGACTCGGGTTTCATCCCATTCATAGCAAGCACCGAGTCCTCGAGCCCGCGAGGCGAGACGAGAACGGATTGTTTCCGGGAGAATGGGCTCTTCTCTTGGGCCAGGTCGCTGAGGCCCTGCGCAAGCTTGAGCCCTCCTCGGTCGCCTTCCTCGTCTCCGCCCGCCTGACCAACGAGGAGCTCTTCCTAGTCCGAAGCCTGAGGGATCTCCTGGGCGGAGAGCCTGCGATCCTCACCGAGGTCGTCCCCCGAAAGGGGCAGGCCGATGGTCTGCTCCGAAGCGACGACCTCAATCCCAACAGCCGGGGCGCCCGGATCTTGGGAATCGGGGCCGATGGCGAGAAGCTTTCACTTCTGCGGCAACGGATCGAGGAAGGACGAGTGAGCGGTCTCTTCTGCCTTCAGGAGGACGCGGTCGCTGCCGGCCTGCCGGAAGATCTGCTGGGCAGGCTCTCCGTCCTTGTCTGGCAAGGAATTCTCGTGGACAAGACCTGCGAAAAGGCCCACTGGGTTCTTCCGGGGGCGTCGTTTGCGGAGAAGAACGGATCGATGGTGAACCGTGCCGGCCGTGTCCAGCGACTCGAACGCGCGATTGCCTCACCCGGTCGCTCTCGGGAAGATGCCTGGATTCTGCGAAAGCTCCTTCTTGCCTTGGGGGGAGAGGAACCGGGTCAAAGCAGCCCAGAGATTTTTGCGAAGATGGCGGCGACGATCCCCGCCTTCCATGGCCTGACCTGGGCTGGTCTCGGGGATCAAGGGCAGCCGCTTCCGGCGGAAGCACGCTAG
- the nuoF gene encoding NADH-quinone oxidoreductase subunit NuoF, protein MAQDGAVPNPTREHRIILRYADLPGYTPDIDCYLQHGGYQQLRKALAMDPAAIVAEVKASGLRGRGGAGFPTGTKWGFIDHAKNRKPVYLLCNADESEPGTFKDRQILYKDPHQLIEGMIISSFANHAHLAYIYIRGEMARGARILERALAEARAKNFLGANILGSGYDLDIFVFRGAGAYICGEETGLIESLEGKRAYPRIKPPYFPAALGLYLCPTIVNNVETLCNVKHIVEMGGAAYAKIGTPNNTGTRIWCVSGDVCRPGYFEYDGGAITMGELLYDVCGGIRNGNRLKALIPGGSSAKVLRAGEVYRIRRKNAAGAMEEVEMRLEDLPLDFDTIAASGSMSGSGGIIVMDHTRDMVECLDNLSAFYAHESCGQCTPCREGALWMRKVLDRMTGGQGRPEDPQLLLDLAGQIAGRTICAFGEACSWPVESFVAKFREEFESKAVAKEEQGRLQATH, encoded by the coding sequence ATGGCTCAAGACGGAGCGGTACCCAACCCAACACGCGAGCATCGGATCATCCTCCGCTATGCAGACCTGCCCGGCTACACCCCGGACATCGATTGCTACCTCCAGCATGGGGGCTACCAACAGCTGCGCAAGGCGCTTGCCATGGACCCGGCGGCCATCGTGGCCGAGGTCAAGGCCTCCGGCCTTCGGGGAAGAGGAGGAGCGGGCTTCCCGACAGGAACCAAGTGGGGCTTCATCGATCATGCGAAGAATCGAAAGCCGGTCTATCTGCTCTGCAACGCGGACGAGTCCGAGCCTGGGACCTTCAAGGATCGTCAGATCCTCTACAAGGATCCTCACCAGCTGATTGAAGGGATGATCATCTCGAGCTTCGCCAATCACGCCCACTTGGCCTATATCTACATTCGCGGAGAGATGGCCCGGGGGGCCAGAATCCTGGAGCGAGCGCTGGCGGAGGCTCGCGCCAAGAATTTCTTGGGCGCAAACATCCTCGGCAGCGGGTACGACCTCGATATCTTCGTCTTTCGCGGCGCGGGGGCCTACATCTGCGGAGAGGAGACGGGCCTGATCGAGTCGCTCGAGGGAAAGCGAGCCTATCCGCGCATCAAGCCGCCGTACTTTCCGGCGGCGTTGGGTCTCTACCTCTGTCCGACGATCGTCAACAACGTCGAGACTCTCTGTAACGTGAAGCACATCGTGGAGATGGGAGGCGCGGCGTACGCCAAGATCGGAACCCCGAACAATACGGGCACGCGCATCTGGTGCGTGAGCGGGGACGTCTGCCGCCCCGGGTACTTTGAATACGACGGGGGGGCGATCACGATGGGCGAGCTGCTCTACGACGTTTGTGGAGGCATTCGCAACGGCAACCGTCTCAAGGCGCTGATTCCTGGAGGATCGTCGGCGAAGGTGCTGCGCGCCGGGGAGGTCTATCGCATCCGCCGCAAGAACGCCGCAGGAGCGATGGAAGAGGTCGAGATGCGGCTCGAGGATCTTCCTCTGGACTTCGATACGATTGCGGCCTCCGGGTCGATGTCAGGCTCGGGCGGGATCATCGTCATGGATCATACCCGCGACATGGTGGAATGCCTCGACAATCTCTCCGCCTTCTACGCCCATGAGTCGTGTGGGCAGTGCACGCCGTGCCGGGAAGGCGCTCTCTGGATGCGCAAGGTCCTCGATCGGATGACCGGAGGGCAGGGGAGGCCCGAAGATCCGCAGCTTTTGCTCGATCTGGCCGGCCAGATCGCCGGGCGGACGATCTGCGCCTTTGGCGAGGCCTGTTCCTGGCCGGTGGAGAGCTTCGTCGCCAAGTTCCGGGAAGAGTTCGAGAGCAAGGCGGTGGCCAAGGAAGAGCAGGGTCGGCTGCAGGCCACCCATTGA
- a CDS encoding NAD(P)H-dependent oxidoreductase subunit E, whose protein sequence is MVAPEQPLLPGEEVLGPEFERKAEEIIGQYPASRRSASLPLLHLWQEEFGFLSERAVEWISTKLGLKPIHILELVTFYPMLHVRPSGRINFKVCRTLSCALAGSHELFAQIRARCGATVAAGHGIYVSPDGSYSVEFVECLAACGSAPAMMVDEEEFERATIDTVERILAESREKEAAQGA, encoded by the coding sequence ATGGTAGCACCTGAACAACCCCTGCTTCCCGGCGAGGAAGTCCTGGGCCCCGAATTTGAGCGGAAGGCGGAGGAGATCATTGGACAGTACCCCGCTTCTCGGCGGAGCGCCTCCCTCCCCCTGCTTCACCTCTGGCAGGAAGAGTTCGGCTTTCTGAGCGAACGGGCGGTCGAGTGGATCTCGACGAAGCTGGGCCTCAAGCCGATCCATATCCTGGAGCTGGTCACGTTTTACCCCATGCTCCATGTGCGGCCGAGCGGGAGGATCAACTTCAAGGTCTGTCGCACGCTTTCCTGTGCCCTGGCGGGGAGCCACGAGCTCTTTGCGCAGATCCGGGCCCGATGTGGGGCGACCGTTGCCGCGGGCCATGGGATCTACGTGAGCCCGGATGGCTCCTACTCGGTTGAATTCGTGGAGTGCCTTGCGGCCTGCGGGAGCGCCCCCGCCATGATGGTGGACGAAGAAGAGTTCGAGCGGGCGACGATCGACACCGTAGAGCGCATCCTGGCCGAGAGCCGAGAGAAAGAGGCGGCGCAGGGCGCCTAG
- the nuoD gene encoding NADH dehydrogenase (quinone) subunit D, with protein sequence MTGPAELLTQRVSLGGEDLSDAPAGERLVVNLGPSHPSTHGVLQILLELDGETVVKADPVIGYLHRGDEKIAENMQYNQFVPYTDRLDYLAPLANNVAYACAVEKLMGWAVPPRCQAIRVICCELARISSHLLGLGAFAMDCGAISVFLYTFTEREKIYALIEELTGARFTTTYTRVGGVARDLPQGWVGRAMAFVEQFGAKVDEIDKLLCRNRIFVDRTKDVGVVSAEDALDYGLSGPNLRASGVEIDLRKKLPYLGYEQYDFEAVVGSGGDCYDRFVIRVEEMRQSRRILQQALSRIPDGPIFVDDVRSYDPAKSAVLTKMEELIQHFMIVTEGITAPPGEVYFGAENPKGELGFYILSKGGGAPHRLKIRAPSFMNLSILPKLLPGHLIADVVAILGSLDFVMGECDR encoded by the coding sequence ATGACGGGTCCCGCCGAGCTTCTGACGCAGAGGGTTTCACTCGGAGGCGAGGACCTGTCGGATGCGCCCGCCGGGGAGCGCCTCGTCGTCAACCTGGGTCCCTCTCACCCGAGCACGCACGGCGTGCTGCAGATCCTGCTCGAGCTGGACGGGGAGACCGTGGTGAAAGCGGATCCCGTGATCGGATACCTGCATCGAGGCGACGAAAAGATCGCCGAGAACATGCAGTACAACCAGTTCGTTCCCTACACCGATCGTCTCGACTATCTGGCTCCCTTGGCGAACAACGTCGCCTACGCCTGTGCGGTCGAAAAGCTGATGGGTTGGGCCGTCCCGCCGCGCTGTCAAGCGATCCGGGTGATCTGCTGCGAGCTGGCGCGCATTTCCTCCCACCTTCTCGGCTTGGGCGCCTTCGCCATGGACTGCGGGGCGATTTCTGTCTTCCTCTATACCTTCACCGAGAGGGAAAAGATCTACGCGCTGATCGAGGAGCTCACCGGCGCCCGATTTACGACCACCTACACCCGGGTCGGGGGCGTGGCGCGTGATCTGCCCCAAGGGTGGGTGGGACGGGCGATGGCTTTCGTCGAGCAGTTCGGCGCGAAGGTCGACGAGATCGACAAGCTTCTCTGTCGGAACCGGATCTTTGTGGATCGGACGAAGGACGTCGGAGTCGTATCGGCGGAGGACGCCTTGGATTACGGGCTCTCCGGACCCAATCTGCGGGCCTCCGGGGTAGAGATCGATCTACGGAAGAAGCTTCCGTATCTCGGGTACGAGCAGTACGACTTCGAGGCGGTCGTCGGGAGCGGAGGTGACTGTTACGATCGCTTCGTCATTCGGGTGGAGGAGATGCGTCAGAGCCGGCGCATTCTGCAGCAGGCCCTCTCGCGGATCCCCGATGGGCCGATCTTCGTCGATGATGTTCGAAGCTACGATCCGGCGAAGTCGGCCGTCCTCACCAAGATGGAGGAGCTGATCCAGCATTTCATGATCGTTACCGAGGGGATCACCGCCCCGCCGGGAGAGGTCTACTTCGGGGCCGAGAATCCGAAGGGGGAGCTTGGGTTCTATATCCTCAGCAAAGGGGGCGGAGCTCCCCACCGGCTGAAGATCCGTGCTCCGAGCTTCATGAACCTGAGCATCTTGCCGAAGCTTCTCCCCGGGCATCTCATTGCAGACGTGGTCGCAATCCTGGGCAGCCTCGATTTCGTCATGGGCGAGTGCGATCGATAG